A genomic region of Zalophus californianus isolate mZalCal1 chromosome 1, mZalCal1.pri.v2, whole genome shotgun sequence contains the following coding sequences:
- the ITGB2 gene encoding integrin beta-2 isoform X2 → MLRQRTLLLTLGGLLCLWSAFCQECTKYKVSTCRDCVESGPGCAWCQKLNFTGLGEPDSVRCDTRKQLLLKGCAADDIMDPRSVADTQQDKKDGQQQLSPQKVTLYLRPGQAAAFNVTFRRAKGYPIDLYYLMDLSYSMLDDLINVKKLGGDLLRALNEITESGRIGFGSFVDKTVLPFVNTHPEKLKNPCPNKEKECQPPFAFRHVLKLTNNSNQFQTEVGKQLISGNLDAPEGGLDAMMQVAACLEEIGWRNVTRLLVFATDDGFHFAGDGKLGAILTPNDGRCHLEDNIYKRSNEFDYPSVGQLAHKLAENNIQPIFAVTRRMVKTYEKLTEVIPKSAVGELSDDSSNVVQLIKNAYNKLSSRVFLDHNTVPSTLKVTYDSFCSNGVSQVDQPRGDCDGVQINVPITFQVKVTATECIQEQSFLIRALGFTDTVAVQVLPQCECHCRAESQARGLCSGKGFLECGICRCEAGYIGKSCECHTHGRSSQELEGSCRRDNNSILCSGLGDCLCGQCVCHRSDVPNKKIFGRYCECDNVNCERYDGRVCGGEERGSCSCGKCYCKEGFEGSACQCERSTRGCLSAEGFECNGRGRCRCNVCECDAGYQPPLCLECLGCPSPCGRYITCAQCLKFDQNPMGKNCSVECGNVGLLSERPERGRRCKERDLDGCWVTYTLRQRAGRDSYDIHVDDARECVGGPKIAPIVGGTVSGVVLIGILLLAIWKALTHLSDLREYKRFEKEKLKSQWNNDNPLFKSATTTVMNPKFAES, encoded by the exons AACTTCACTGGGCTGGGGGAGCCGGACTCGGTTCGCTGTGACACCCGGAAGCAGCTACTGTTGAAGGGGTGTGCGGCTGACGACATCATGGACCCCAGGAGCGTGGCTGATACCCAGCAGGACAAGAAGGATGGCCAGCAGCAGCTGTCCCCACAGAAAGTGACGCTCTACCTGAGACCAG GTCAGGCGGCTGCCTTCAACGTGACCTTCCGGCGGGCCAAGGGGTACCCCATCGACCTGTACTACCTGATGGACCTCTCCTACTCCATGCTGGACGACCTCATCAACGTCAAGAAGCTGGGGGGTGACCTGCTCCGGGCCCTCAACGAAATCACCGAGTCCGGCCGCATCG gctTCGGGTCCTTCGTGGACAAGACGGTGCTCCCCTTCGTCAACACGCACCCCGAGAAGCTGAAGAACCCGTGCCCCAACAAGGAGAAGGAGTGCCAGCCCCCGTTCGCCTTCAGACACGTGCTGAAGCTCACCAACAACTCCAACCAGTTCCAGACAGAGGTCGGGAAGCAGCTGATTTCCGGAAACCTGGACGCCCCCGAGGGCGGGCTGGACGCCATGATGCAGGTCGCCGCGTGCCTG GAGGAAATCGGCTGGCGCAACGTCACTCGGCTGCTGGTGTTCGCCACGGACGACGGCTTCCACTTCGCGGGCGACGGGAAGCTGGGCGCCATCCTGACGCCCAATGATGGCCGCTGCCACCTGGAGGACAACATATACAAGCGCAGCAATGAATTC GACTATCCGTCGGTGGGCCAGCTGGCACACAAACTGGCTGAAAACAACATCCAGCCCATCTTTGCCGTGACCAGGAGAATGGTGAAAACCTACGAG AAACTCACTGAGGTCATCCCCAAGTCAGCGGTCGGGGAGCTGTCAGACGACTCCAGCAATGTGGTGCAGCTCATCAAGAACGCCTACAAC AAACTCTCTTCCAGGGTCTTTCTGGACCACAACACGGTCCCCAGCACCCTGAAAGTCACCTATGACTCCTTCTGCAGTAATGGGGTATCACAGGTGGACCAGCCCAGAGGGGACTGCGACGGCGTCCAGATCAACGTCCCG ATTACCTTCCAGGTGAAGGTCACGGCCACGGAGTGCATCCAGGAGCAGTCCTTCCTCATCCGGGCACTGGGCTTCACGGACACAGTGGCCGTGCAAGTCCTCCCCCAGTGTGAGTGCCACTGCCGGGCAGAGAGCCAGGCCCGCGGCCTCTGCAGCGGCAAGGGCTTCCTGGAGTGCGGCATCTGCAG GTGTGAGGCCGGCTACATCGGGAAGAGCTGTGAGTGCCACACGCACGGCCGGAGCAGCCAGGAGCTGGAGGGCAGCTGCCGGCGGGACAACAACTCCATCCTCTGCTCGGGGCTGGGGGACTGCCTCTGCGGACAGTGCGTGTGCCACAGGAGCGACGTGCCCAACAAGAAGATCTTCGGGCGCTACTGCGAGTGTGACAACGTCAACTGCGAGCGCTACGACGGGCGGGTCTGCGGGGGCGAGG AGCGGGGCAGCTGCTCCTGCGGCAAGTGCTACTGTAAGGAGGGCTTCGAGGGCTCGGCGTGCCAGTGCGAGCGGTCCACCCGGGGCTGCCTGAGCGCCGAGGGCTTCGAGTGCAACGGGCGCGGCCGCTGTCGCTGTAACGTGTGCGAGTGCGACGCGGGCTACCAGCCGCCCCTGTGCCTGGAGTGCCTGGGCTGCCCGTCGCCCTGCGGCCGGTACAT CACCTGCGCCCAGTGCCTCAAGTTTGACCAGAACCCCATGGGGAAGAACTGCAGCGTGGAGTGCGGGAACGTGGGCCTGCTGAGCGAGCGGCCGGAGAGGGGCCGCAGGTGCAAGGAGCGGGATCTGGATGGCTGCTGGGTCACCTACACCCTGCGGCAGCGGGCAGGCAGGGACAGTTATGACATCCACGTGGACGACGCCCGAG AGTGTGTGGGGGGCCCCAAAATCGCCCCCATTGTGGGGGGCACTGTGTCGGGAGTTGTGCTCATCGGCATCCTTCTGCTGGCCATCTGGAAGGCTCTGACTCACCTGAGTGATCTCCGGGAGTACAAGCGATTCGAGAAGGAGAAGCTCAAGTCCCAGTGGAACAAC GATAACCCCCTTTTCAAGAGCGCCACCACGACAGTCATGAACCCGAAGTTTGCTGAGAGTTAG
- the ITGB2 gene encoding integrin beta-2 isoform X1 has protein sequence MPFQIHCRHRLFFPMKPLSPAAPGDMLRQRTLLLTLGGLLCLWSAFCQECTKYKVSTCRDCVESGPGCAWCQKLNFTGLGEPDSVRCDTRKQLLLKGCAADDIMDPRSVADTQQDKKDGQQQLSPQKVTLYLRPGQAAAFNVTFRRAKGYPIDLYYLMDLSYSMLDDLINVKKLGGDLLRALNEITESGRIGFGSFVDKTVLPFVNTHPEKLKNPCPNKEKECQPPFAFRHVLKLTNNSNQFQTEVGKQLISGNLDAPEGGLDAMMQVAACLEEIGWRNVTRLLVFATDDGFHFAGDGKLGAILTPNDGRCHLEDNIYKRSNEFDYPSVGQLAHKLAENNIQPIFAVTRRMVKTYEKLTEVIPKSAVGELSDDSSNVVQLIKNAYNKLSSRVFLDHNTVPSTLKVTYDSFCSNGVSQVDQPRGDCDGVQINVPITFQVKVTATECIQEQSFLIRALGFTDTVAVQVLPQCECHCRAESQARGLCSGKGFLECGICRCEAGYIGKSCECHTHGRSSQELEGSCRRDNNSILCSGLGDCLCGQCVCHRSDVPNKKIFGRYCECDNVNCERYDGRVCGGEERGSCSCGKCYCKEGFEGSACQCERSTRGCLSAEGFECNGRGRCRCNVCECDAGYQPPLCLECLGCPSPCGRYITCAQCLKFDQNPMGKNCSVECGNVGLLSERPERGRRCKERDLDGCWVTYTLRQRAGRDSYDIHVDDARECVGGPKIAPIVGGTVSGVVLIGILLLAIWKALTHLSDLREYKRFEKEKLKSQWNNDNPLFKSATTTVMNPKFAES, from the exons AACTTCACTGGGCTGGGGGAGCCGGACTCGGTTCGCTGTGACACCCGGAAGCAGCTACTGTTGAAGGGGTGTGCGGCTGACGACATCATGGACCCCAGGAGCGTGGCTGATACCCAGCAGGACAAGAAGGATGGCCAGCAGCAGCTGTCCCCACAGAAAGTGACGCTCTACCTGAGACCAG GTCAGGCGGCTGCCTTCAACGTGACCTTCCGGCGGGCCAAGGGGTACCCCATCGACCTGTACTACCTGATGGACCTCTCCTACTCCATGCTGGACGACCTCATCAACGTCAAGAAGCTGGGGGGTGACCTGCTCCGGGCCCTCAACGAAATCACCGAGTCCGGCCGCATCG gctTCGGGTCCTTCGTGGACAAGACGGTGCTCCCCTTCGTCAACACGCACCCCGAGAAGCTGAAGAACCCGTGCCCCAACAAGGAGAAGGAGTGCCAGCCCCCGTTCGCCTTCAGACACGTGCTGAAGCTCACCAACAACTCCAACCAGTTCCAGACAGAGGTCGGGAAGCAGCTGATTTCCGGAAACCTGGACGCCCCCGAGGGCGGGCTGGACGCCATGATGCAGGTCGCCGCGTGCCTG GAGGAAATCGGCTGGCGCAACGTCACTCGGCTGCTGGTGTTCGCCACGGACGACGGCTTCCACTTCGCGGGCGACGGGAAGCTGGGCGCCATCCTGACGCCCAATGATGGCCGCTGCCACCTGGAGGACAACATATACAAGCGCAGCAATGAATTC GACTATCCGTCGGTGGGCCAGCTGGCACACAAACTGGCTGAAAACAACATCCAGCCCATCTTTGCCGTGACCAGGAGAATGGTGAAAACCTACGAG AAACTCACTGAGGTCATCCCCAAGTCAGCGGTCGGGGAGCTGTCAGACGACTCCAGCAATGTGGTGCAGCTCATCAAGAACGCCTACAAC AAACTCTCTTCCAGGGTCTTTCTGGACCACAACACGGTCCCCAGCACCCTGAAAGTCACCTATGACTCCTTCTGCAGTAATGGGGTATCACAGGTGGACCAGCCCAGAGGGGACTGCGACGGCGTCCAGATCAACGTCCCG ATTACCTTCCAGGTGAAGGTCACGGCCACGGAGTGCATCCAGGAGCAGTCCTTCCTCATCCGGGCACTGGGCTTCACGGACACAGTGGCCGTGCAAGTCCTCCCCCAGTGTGAGTGCCACTGCCGGGCAGAGAGCCAGGCCCGCGGCCTCTGCAGCGGCAAGGGCTTCCTGGAGTGCGGCATCTGCAG GTGTGAGGCCGGCTACATCGGGAAGAGCTGTGAGTGCCACACGCACGGCCGGAGCAGCCAGGAGCTGGAGGGCAGCTGCCGGCGGGACAACAACTCCATCCTCTGCTCGGGGCTGGGGGACTGCCTCTGCGGACAGTGCGTGTGCCACAGGAGCGACGTGCCCAACAAGAAGATCTTCGGGCGCTACTGCGAGTGTGACAACGTCAACTGCGAGCGCTACGACGGGCGGGTCTGCGGGGGCGAGG AGCGGGGCAGCTGCTCCTGCGGCAAGTGCTACTGTAAGGAGGGCTTCGAGGGCTCGGCGTGCCAGTGCGAGCGGTCCACCCGGGGCTGCCTGAGCGCCGAGGGCTTCGAGTGCAACGGGCGCGGCCGCTGTCGCTGTAACGTGTGCGAGTGCGACGCGGGCTACCAGCCGCCCCTGTGCCTGGAGTGCCTGGGCTGCCCGTCGCCCTGCGGCCGGTACAT CACCTGCGCCCAGTGCCTCAAGTTTGACCAGAACCCCATGGGGAAGAACTGCAGCGTGGAGTGCGGGAACGTGGGCCTGCTGAGCGAGCGGCCGGAGAGGGGCCGCAGGTGCAAGGAGCGGGATCTGGATGGCTGCTGGGTCACCTACACCCTGCGGCAGCGGGCAGGCAGGGACAGTTATGACATCCACGTGGACGACGCCCGAG AGTGTGTGGGGGGCCCCAAAATCGCCCCCATTGTGGGGGGCACTGTGTCGGGAGTTGTGCTCATCGGCATCCTTCTGCTGGCCATCTGGAAGGCTCTGACTCACCTGAGTGATCTCCGGGAGTACAAGCGATTCGAGAAGGAGAAGCTCAAGTCCCAGTGGAACAAC GATAACCCCCTTTTCAAGAGCGCCACCACGACAGTCATGAACCCGAAGTTTGCTGAGAGTTAG